The Candidatus Nezhaarchaeota archaeon genomic interval ATGATACTGAAGTCAAGGTGCTTAAGAATGGTGAGAGCCTCCTAGTAATGGTTCCCTCACTGAGAATTGAGGCTGGTGTCGAGTACACTACAGCTTTCACAACTGTTGCTGCAGCTCTATGTTGCGCATTAATAGACATATTCAAGATATCGATGTGGGACTACGACATGGTTCATGCGGCAGTTTGGGGGAGATATCCACAATCTGTGGACCCAATGGGGGCTAATGTATCCACACTACTTGCGGTCCCACAACAAAATGAAGGTATGGGCTATGCGTTGAGAAACATACCTGCAGCTCACATTGCAATCATAACCAGGAAGAACGCCATGAATGCAGCAGCTTTAAGCGCCATCCTCGAGCATGCAGCAATGTATGAGATGGGTGATGCTATAGGTCCATTTGAGAGGTATCAGCTTCTAGGCCTAGCATATCAGGGATTAAATGCAAATAACATAGTCTACGACTTAGTCAAGGAGAACGGCAAGAGTGGAACGCTAGGAGATGTTGTAAGGTCAACTGTTAAGAGGGCCCTCGCTGATGGCGTTATAAGACCTCTTAAGAAGCTCCCCTCAGGCTTTGTACTTTACGCATCAGATGATATTCCATTATGGAATGCTTATGCGGCTGCAGGTCTACTTGCAGGTACAATGATAACGTGTGGAGCTGCGAGAGCAATGCAACATGTAACCTCAGTCCTCGTATACTTCAATGACTTAATTGAAAGAGAAACAGGCTTACCAGGTGTTGACTTCGGTAGAGCTGAAGGCACTGGAATCGAGATGAGCTTCTTCAGCCACTCAATCTATGGTGGAGGCAACCCAGCAGTCTTCCATGGTAACCACATTGTCACTAGGCATAGCAAGGGCTTTGTGATACCATGTGTTGCAGCAGCCGTTGCTCTAGATGCTGGCACAGTATACTATGACCCCGAGAGAATGAGTGGTGTCGTTGGTGAGGTCTTAGGAGAGATACCTGAATTACGTGAACCATTAAAGTATGTTAATGAAGCTGCCTCAAAGATTAAAGGGGAGGTGTAAATTATGTCTGAATATAAGCCTCAATTCTACCCCGGCATGAGTCTAATAGCTCAAAATAGAAGGAAGTACATGGATTCAAGTTATCAGCTCAAGAGGCTTAGAAGCATAAGTGACGAGGACATTGTTAGGCTTCTAGGTCATAGAGCTCCAGGTGAAGCCTACAAGACCGTGCATCCACCATTAGAGGAGATGGGTGAACCTGACTGTCCAATAAGGAAGATTGTCGAACCAACACCTGGAGCCAAGGCCGGTGACAGAATTAGATATATTCAGTTCACAGACTCCGTCTACTTTGCACCGCTACACCCAGTTATAAGGTGCTGGGTTTACCATAACAGGTGGAGAGGCGTAGATCCTGGATCACTTTCAGGCAGGACTCCATTAGAAGGTAGGGAAAGAGACATAGAACTTATATCAAAGGATCTACTTGAAACGGAGCTCTTTGATCCAGCAAGAGTTGGCGTTAGAGGGGCCTCAGTTCACGGTCACGCTTTAAGGCTTGATGAGAACGGCTTGATGTTCGACATGCAGAAAAGGTACATATACGACCGTGAGAAGGGAGAAGTGGTCTACGTTAAAGATCAAACCGGTAGACCTCTTGATAAGCCGATTTACGTTGGTAAACCGCTACCTGAAGGGGAGCTAAAGAAGATGACAACCATATTCAGGGCAGACTACATATCAATGAAGGATGACCCTGAGCTCCTAGAGTTCGTGCAGAGAATACACTGGCTGAGAACCTTAGCTGGTGCAAACCCCGATTTAGCAAAAGGTATTTAATTTTCACAAATTAAAGTCTTGATTTGGGAGTGTGATTTAGGATGGCAGCACGAGAAAAAATGTTTATGACTGCTTTACGCAGGAAGTTCAAAGAAGCTCCTGAAGAGAAGTACACGAAATTCTATATATATGGCG includes:
- the mcrG gene encoding coenzyme-B sulfoethylthiotransferase subunit gamma, with the translated sequence MSEYKPQFYPGMSLIAQNRRKYMDSSYQLKRLRSISDEDIVRLLGHRAPGEAYKTVHPPLEEMGEPDCPIRKIVEPTPGAKAGDRIRYIQFTDSVYFAPLHPVIRCWVYHNRWRGVDPGSLSGRTPLEGRERDIELISKDLLETELFDPARVGVRGASVHGHALRLDENGLMFDMQKRYIYDREKGEVVYVKDQTGRPLDKPIYVGKPLPEGELKKMTTIFRADYISMKDDPELLEFVQRIHWLRTLAGANPDLAKGI
- the mcrB gene encoding coenzyme-B sulfoethylthiotransferase subunit beta — translated: MPRFPDKVDLYDDRGNLMDTKVPVDALSPLLNPAIKKIISIIKRAVAVDLRGIERALATGAVGGRGCIIRGRELKLNVVANANAIADKLEKLIRVKPGDDTEVKVLKNGESLLVMVPSLRIEAGVEYTTAFTTVAAALCCALIDIFKISMWDYDMVHAAVWGRYPQSVDPMGANVSTLLAVPQQNEGMGYALRNIPAAHIAIITRKNAMNAAALSAILEHAAMYEMGDAIGPFERYQLLGLAYQGLNANNIVYDLVKENGKSGTLGDVVRSTVKRALADGVIRPLKKLPSGFVLYASDDIPLWNAYAAAGLLAGTMITCGAARAMQHVTSVLVYFNDLIERETGLPGVDFGRAEGTGIEMSFFSHSIYGGGNPAVFHGNHIVTRHSKGFVIPCVAAAVALDAGTVYYDPERMSGVVGEVLGEIPELREPLKYVNEAASKIKGEV